CTGGACCATACGCCCAGCCAGCTTTCCGGCGGGCAACAGCAACGGGTGGCCATTGCCCGTGCGTTGGTGAACCAGCCGGTGATGATACTGGCGGACGAAGCGACAGGCAACCTGGATACGCGCACATCCTACGAAATCATGTTACTGATGCAGGAGCTTAACAAAGAAGGTAAAACCATCGTGTTTGTCACCCATGAGCCGGACATCGCCGCTTTCAGCAGCCGTACGGTCATGCTGCGCGACGGCAAGGTGGTGAAAGATACCGTTAATGAAAATGTGCGTTCGGCAAAAGAAGCGCTGGAGGCGCTGCCGCCGGCGGATGATTATTAATATGACAGCATGAGTGCCATCAACCTCATACGGATCGCTTTAAGGGCTTTGCAACGTAATAAGCTGCGGGCCTTCCTTACCATGCTCGGTATTATTATCGGCGTGGCGGCGGTGATTGCCATGGTGGCCATCGGGGAAGGCTCCAAGGAAAGTATCCAGTCACAGCTGAGCGCCATGGGGTCTAACATGATCACGATACTGCCGTCCAGTAACGTGTCCGGTGGTGTGCGCATCGAAGGGGCCAGTTTTCAGTCGCTCACTATTGTGGACGTGAAAGCCATACAGAAAAACGCTGAGCATGTAAGCGCGGTGTCGCCTGTTTCCGCCACCAAAGGGCAGGCTATCTACGGAGCGCTGAACTGGCCTACCAGCTTACAGGGCGTGGCGCCATCCTATTTCGATATCCGGAAACTGGAGATAGCCGATGGCGTTAGTTTCACAGATGCCGACGTGGCCACAGCCGCAAAAGTATGTGTGCTCGGACAAACGGTGATCAACAACCTGTTTCCCAGCGGTGAAAGCCCGGTGGGAAAAGTAATCCGGCTCAATTCCATTCCGCTGCAGGTGATCGGCACATTAGTGCCTAAAGGGCAGAGCTCTTTCGGACAGGACCAGGACGATATTATTCTTACGCCCTATACCACTGTACAGAAGCGAATTCTGGCCACCATCTATTTTCAGAGCATCTATGCCTCCGCTGTGAGCGAAGGCACTTCTGCGCAGGCTACCGACGAGATTACGGATATACTGCGGGAAACACACCGGCTCCGCCCGGCCGATGAAAATAACTTCCAGGTACGTACCATGGAGGAACTGATCAAAACACTGAGCTCCACCAGCAGTCTGCTGACTATACTGCTGACAGCCATAGCTGGTATTTCGCTGGTCATTGGCGGTATCGGGATTATGAACATCATGTATGTGTCGGTAACGGAACGTACGCGGGAGATAGGACTACGTATGTCCATTGGCGCGAGAGGGATCGATATCCTGTTGCAGTTCCTGGTGGAGGCTATTATCATCAGTGTTACCGGTGGTATTATCGGGGTTATCCTGGGGCTCACCACCGCCAAAGTGATTACTTTGACACTGGGCTGGCCTACTATTGTGTCGGAATCGTCTATCATCCTGTCTTTTATGGTGTGTGCGCTTACCGGTGTTTTCTTCGGTTATTATCCCGCGCAGGCAGCCTCCCGCCTGGACCCGATAGAGGCTTTGCGCTATGAATAATGGCTTGATAATTTCATGATTCTTTTTCTGCCGGAAAAATAAAAAACCGCCGGGAAAACTATCCCGACGGTTTTGGAACACAATTTTAACTTACAAACTACTCTTTCTTATTATGGATCTGTGAAGATTTCAGGTATACTTTCTTGCCTTTTTCGTCCACAATGTATTTCTGGTCTTTTCTGTTGATGTATACCGTTTCTCCGTGAGGGCCTTCTTTGCCCTTATAAATTTTATCTGTAACGGCGGAGGCGCCTTTTACGGCGATGGATGCTGTTTTATTGCCTACTTTTTTAGCGGTGCTGTCGAGTTTGTTTTGTGCAAATACAGCCTGTGCAGGCAAGGTAGCCACTGCGCCAAAAGCGAGGGCGAACAGCGCGGCGGAAATTGTTTTTGGAGCTCTCATGATTATTGTCTTTTTATAGTTTAAAAACATGATTGTAGTGCTTGTAAATTCAATTTTGATGCCATTCCTGTTGATGAAAGTCTGCCGTTTGAAAGATAGTTGATTACAAATATTTCTTTTTTATGTTGGAAGATAATGTCGGGGATTTTCCCCGTGGCGGTATCAGGACTTTTTCGTATATTGATTAACGATAACCTGTGTCTATGAGATATTCGAATGGTCTGTACCTGTCTGTTCCTACACCTTGCGGGGAGAATTGGGATAAAATGACCAATACTGCTGCGGGTAAACACTGCGATAGTTGTGCTAAAACCGTAATAGACTTCTCCTTCATGACGGATGCTGAAATTTTTGCTGTTATCAATAACAGCAGGGGAAAGGTTTGTGGCCGTTTTCAGGATAACCAGCTGAACAGACTTATCAACCCACCGGCTTCTCCCCGCAAAAATTTTTTACCAGCCTTGGTGTTGACAGCCGGTCTTATCACCGGGATTGCCAACCATAGTTATGCGGAAGCACGCGGGTTGGAACAGGTGGAATTAGCAATATCGTTACCGTCGTCACCGGCTCAGTTGGCGCCGGAAGATACCGCAGCGAAGCCTGCAAAAATGCATGATTTGCCGGAAATCATAGTGGTAGCCTATAAGGGACCGGTAACCGGACATGTACTGGTAACACCGGCAAGTATTACAGGGAAAAATCCGGGTTGTCTTAATGGCAAAGCTGGCGTGGTTCCTATACAGCCTCCGACGATGATCGAACCTATTAATGTCGCTGACCGGGAACGACATCAGATGAAGAAGAAACGTTGGTTCTAACAATTGGTTATTGCACTTGTCTTAATTATTCCTGTATTCCATTTTAATAACGCACAACCCTTCAGGAAGCCCGTTTCCTGAAGGGTTGTGCTATTCCGGGGGATGGCCCTTAGTTTCCCCAGAACTGATCTTCGTGCGCCGGATCTGCCGCGAATATTTTAGCCGCTACGATCTGGCCGTCTTTCACCGTATATACGTCTACGTTATCAGTGTCCAGCGTGGCGCCTGGCCTGGTTGCTTTCCAGGTTAATAACACCGCTGCCTGGTCACCATTAACAGTGATGGATTTCACCTCCGCCAGTGTCATGGTATTGGCAGAAACTTCGAACATGCCGCCCACCATCTGGAACACTTCGCCGGCAGAGCTTTTAGTACCGGAAAAACGGTTAGTGCCCGGTTGCTGCCATTTAATCTCAGGGTGGAGCAATGCGCCCAGTTTCTCAAGATCTACCTGCTGTACTGCTGCTACGAATGCTTTTACTAC
The Chitinophaga varians genome window above contains:
- a CDS encoding nuclear transport factor 2 family protein, encoding MENQTLSVVKAFVAAVQQVDLEKLGALLHPEIKWQQPGTNRFSGTKSSAGEVFQMVGGMFEVSANTMTLAEVKSITVNGDQAAVLLTWKATRPGATLDTDNVDVYTVKDGQIVAAKIFAADPAHEDQFWGN
- a CDS encoding ABC transporter permease, with the translated sequence MSAINLIRIALRALQRNKLRAFLTMLGIIIGVAAVIAMVAIGEGSKESIQSQLSAMGSNMITILPSSNVSGGVRIEGASFQSLTIVDVKAIQKNAEHVSAVSPVSATKGQAIYGALNWPTSLQGVAPSYFDIRKLEIADGVSFTDADVATAAKVCVLGQTVINNLFPSGESPVGKVIRLNSIPLQVIGTLVPKGQSSFGQDQDDIILTPYTTVQKRILATIYFQSIYASAVSEGTSAQATDEITDILRETHRLRPADENNFQVRTMEELIKTLSSTSSLLTILLTAIAGISLVIGGIGIMNIMYVSVTERTREIGLRMSIGARGIDILLQFLVEAIIISVTGGIIGVILGLTTAKVITLTLGWPTIVSESSIILSFMVCALTGVFFGYYPAQAASRLDPIEALRYE